The following DNA comes from Xiphias gladius isolate SHS-SW01 ecotype Sanya breed wild chromosome 10, ASM1685928v1, whole genome shotgun sequence.
ACTTGGTCATCAATTCAGGCACTGCATAACATTGAAATTTGATATTGGAGGTGCTAGCCAAATATCTGTGCACTTAATAAGCTTTAGcaagttgtttttaattaaagcaaTGAACCAACTGAAGCAGTTTCAATACATGTCAAAAATATtggtgagtaaaaaaaaaaaaaaaaaaaaaagacactccACTGACTGTACAGAAATGCAGTgtttgaaacaaacattttgcttCACCTGATAgggctgaaaatgtaaataaacaaaaaaaaataataataaatttttTTGTTGGCCAAGCTATTTTACACTTTGCATGTGATGTCCTACCAGCTTTTATGCGGCTATTGTTCATGCATCATCAGGTATTGTGTGAAatattcacttaaaaaaaaacttcaagcGCATTgatcttcattttcattatttgttgcGACGTGGTAATAATTTCAAGTGTTATCCAATGTTGGAATAGTTAACTACCCAGGAAGAAGGGAAAAGATGTTTAGCTCTAAGCTCTTTTAATAAACCACTGTAACAGGCAAGCAATCAGAAGCCTGTTTAGATACAGAGatactgcttttcttttacttgATTGGTCACGGAGTGTACATGGTGACTAGAAAGTTCAGAGAAAATATATAAGATAAACTGCCCATTTGTGAATTACTCACCATGCTGACATGCTCCAATACATCAGGTTCATAGTAGCCGCTGTTAAGGTATGAATCCACCAAGGCCATGTAGTCTGTCATCAGAGTATCCAGCAGAACCAGTCTGAGAGGCTGCAGGTGGATCACTGACAGAGCCATCACCTTCAGCAGGGTAACAGGACATGGACGCTTGTACCACAGCTCCTtttcctcctgtaaaaaacacacacctgtgatTACAGAACATACAGATACAACTATAcggtaaaaacacatttcctgctGTGCCACGAGGATGTCtagatatgtgtgtgagagtgtatgtgtgtatgtgtgtgtgtgtgtgtgtgtgtgtgcgcgctgtACCTTGGTGAGCCGTGACTTCATCTGAAGCGATAAGAGCTGGGAGGAGGGCACCTTCAGATGGAGACTCACCACCTCCGGGAGAGTACTGACTCTGTCGGGAAGGGACCCACCTGTCTCTGAGTAGAAGCACATGACATCCGCCACCTTAGCACATgcagaagaaaacacaagaaaaacatgaacTGTAAGTGAGACATAAGCCACGAGTCATGTTGACTTCTGAAACATGTAGCCTACTGTACAtctgtgtttacctgtgtgtcAAAGACGTTGGTTAGCTTTActccaaactgagcaatcagacACCCAGCAATGGCTCGGCAGTCATGAATCACCTGTACCAAAAGTAAAATCAACATAGATGTCACGATAGTAATCATCACTGTGACTGAACGTGGTATCTACACTGCTTACCTTTAATATGTGCTTATTTTCCAGGATCATGGAAAGACCATTCTTAAAGGCCCGGGCTCCAAGTAACAGAATATCAAACAGGTATACCTTGTTTTTAGTGGCAATCTACAAAAACGAAAATGAGCCAAAGTTATTGTTttaaagaagaaaggaagggaagatGGAAGACAGGAGGGTCAGAAGGAAGAAATCAACAAAGCAAGCATTTAACGTAGATGTGTGTTTCACAGGACTTCTCACCTGCAGCCAACACAGCCTCCCGTGCTTAAATACCTCGACGTCAGCAGCTCCCACACCAATCACGTGCTGCCTCTTGATGTGCATCACCTAAAGGATGGCAACTCAAGATATAGAGTTTTTAAGACAACAGGTCTCAGTACACACGTCTCCAGCATTATTTACCGTCCATATAAATTTGCATAGTGATAAATGTATGTCCAAAGCATTTAAGTGATTTATGCAATAGAAAAGAAACTCACAGCAGGCCCAAACTTCTCATGAAACTCATCGATGACGACAAAGTTGATATATTCCTCTTCGTCTTCATCGTGATCTGCAAAAAGCAAGATCCTCTCAAACGTGATGAATGATTTTTGAAAGACGTGAATTTGTAGGTGTTAGTTTAAATTTAGCTTTGgggaaatcaaataaaaactacagagaATGTCCtcaggcttaaaaaaaaaaaaaaaaaaaaaaaaaatgtaactcacCCATTGTTATTGTCTTCCTGTATGGCTGAAACCTTTCCACATTCAAGTGGTCTTCAAGTCTGTGGTCACGAACATTTCTGTGAAACACATTGCATGTTAGTTTAGGGTCAGTGCCCTGTCACCAATAGTGACACATGGTCCGTTGCTGACTTACCGGCTATCACTGTTTGCTTCATTGGAAAATTCCACTGTTGATTTAATTATACAGAAAAACGTCACGTCATGTCAGatataaaaactgtttatttgttgttgtttgtttgttttcttgtaagTATTCAGCCCAGCCTGTTTTTTCTAAGCCATCACTTGACATGAGTTTACTCACCCTTGAGAATCTCATGCCCAAAGAACATTTTCGAGCCAGGAAATTTGCAGCCATTACTACCACTGACCACTGAAACAATACACCAAAATTAACGTTACGCTTACTTTAGCTAAGAACCGTGAAATGTTTTTGGCCTACATGCAGCAAATGCCTTTTGAGAGGAACAATTATTAACTCCTCAACAATGTTGAGATAATGCAAATtactaactgaaaaaaaaccaaacatgataaacatttaTCCAACCGTCAGCCAAAATCAACGTCTTGTTGGGATTGATGCGTTGGACGACGCCAAGGTAAGATGAAGTCTTGAGGGTCAGTTTGATGCGTTTTCCCTTGAGGACATTCATGAACTGGACGTCTCCCTcaaccattttaaaatcatgCAAGAGTCGTTTcaagtagttaaaaaaaaaaaaaaaaacagtgaaacttttatatttcaatatttccGTTACGACTAGCTGGATTTACAATTTGCCatttagctagttagcttaACTACTCGTCATCACAGCGTTAGCTTCATTGTAAAGCAAATTAAGGAATTCAATGTTGAGTTCAAAAACCCCAGTTATTTCCACTCTCCACTTCTTAGACCCTGGCTAACACGACCAAATAAGCCCAATAAAGGGCAGTGGGCCTATCTAaggttaaaatataaatttatttatgaTATTATATACTTTTCGCTCCACAAACTACATATCAGCATATTTTGATGATTTGTGTAAAGCTGCTCTttgaataatttgaaatttCCGCTTcacagtggagtaaaaaaagagGCGGTAAAGTATGAGGCGTTTCATGTTTAAATACCATTTGAAGGTAATCCGCAACTGtcatcaggtttttatttttattttatttggatgATAGGGCCAGttcaacaaatacagtatatgtggtAGCCGGTGAAAATCAGGACATCAAGTTAAAAGTGAAGATGTTGTCAAATAAGTAGATAAATTCAAAAGAAGATTTACAGAGTGGCTCAAACATTGTGGTTCTACAGGAGGTTGCTGCTCTCAGGTTTGCTCCAAGAACCGCTTTTAGAAATTTCCGCTCGGCGGtcgaacaacaacaacaacaacaggagacagacagagcttgTACGATAAGTATTGACTACAGAGAATGCAACATTTTAACCCTGTAGCTAATTCACAGTAACTACACGGGGCCAGTATATTTCCCGGGTGGTCAGTAGATAACTTAAAATATCCACCAGGGGGTGACCGCAGCTCAAGTACTGAGCCAAATGCTGTTGGTCCCAAGTCTGTCACTCTtttgaagaaaaggaaaagggtcCATTAACTTT
Coding sequences within:
- the exd1 gene encoding piRNA biogenesis protein EXD1 isoform X1, with protein sequence MVEGDVQFMNVLKGKRIKLTLKTSSYLGVVQRINPNKTLILADVVSGSNGCKFPGSKMFFGHEILKVEFSNEANSDSRNVRDHRLEDHLNVERFQPYRKTITMDHDEDEEEYINFVVIDEFHEKFGPAVMHIKRQHVIGVGAADVEVFKHGRLCWLQIATKNKVYLFDILLLGARAFKNGLSMILENKHILKVIHDCRAIAGCLIAQFGVKLTNVFDTQVADVMCFYSETGGSLPDRVSTLPEVVSLHLKVPSSQLLSLQMKSRLTKEEKELWYKRPCPVTLLKVMALSVIHLQPLRLVLLDTLMTDYMALVDSYLNSGYYEPDVLEHVSMESVWELPRELRQLQQMHHERQEWAANHYPVTEQGLLDRFNPRATPPVAEGDSQSQATATVESPSSAQLDPVFYQTPTSPPKVTTVSTVEDPPAQAPVADFGKQMPPVSPLPVGLGRGRTEVLMDTIGRGRPFGKVQSTLYVLPAIGRGFLLQMPPAQIPRESTGDMKSPSRMETTPSCPSLTPSQKATPQPDISAADLPKDTSGLR
- the exd1 gene encoding piRNA biogenesis protein EXD1 isoform X2; protein product: MFFGHEILKVEFSNEANSDSRNVRDHRLEDHLNVERFQPYRKTITMDHDEDEEEYINFVVIDEFHEKFGPAVMHIKRQHVIGVGAADVEVFKHGRLCWLQIATKNKVYLFDILLLGARAFKNGLSMILENKHILKVIHDCRAIAGCLIAQFGVKLTNVFDTQVADVMCFYSETGGSLPDRVSTLPEVVSLHLKVPSSQLLSLQMKSRLTKEEKELWYKRPCPVTLLKVMALSVIHLQPLRLVLLDTLMTDYMALVDSYLNSGYYEPDVLEHVSMESVWELPRELRQLQQMHHERQEWAANHYPVTEQGLLDRFNPRATPPVAEGDSQSQATATVESPSSAQLDPVFYQTPTSPPKVTTVSTVEDPPAQAPVADFGKQMPPVSPLPVGLGRGRTEVLMDTIGRGRPFGKVQSTLYVLPAIGRGFLLQMPPAQIPRESTGDMKSPSRMETTPSCPSLTPSQKATPQPDISAADLPKDTSGLR